One Methylobacterium sp. 77 DNA window includes the following coding sequences:
- the serB gene encoding phosphoserine phosphatase SerB — translation MTLVATLIANESRPAITDAVLAEARSVLRTEHQPRILHGEVAAEILFAGSTEEIPALARRLRAAFAAEPFDVAVQAAGAHRRKRLFLADMDSTMIEQECIDELADTIGLKDRVAAITERAMRGEIAFEPALRERVSLLRDLPVGIVDDLIRDRITLTPGGRTLVRTLRSNGAHTCLVSGGFTLFTGPISAKIGFDEAHATTLGVKDGRLTGDVIEPIVGKETKRATLVALRSRFGLDRGDTMAVGDGANDLDMLAEAGLGVAFRAKPKVAAAAHVRIDHGDLTALLYLQGYGASEFVG, via the coding sequence ATGACCCTCGTCGCGACCCTGATAGCAAACGAGAGCCGGCCCGCCATCACCGATGCGGTCCTGGCCGAAGCGCGTTCCGTGCTGCGGACGGAGCATCAGCCGCGCATCCTCCATGGAGAGGTGGCGGCCGAGATCCTGTTCGCGGGCTCCACCGAGGAAATTCCGGCGCTGGCGCGACGCCTGCGGGCCGCGTTCGCCGCCGAGCCGTTCGACGTCGCCGTGCAGGCCGCCGGCGCCCATCGCCGCAAGCGGCTGTTCCTGGCCGACATGGATTCGACCATGATCGAGCAGGAATGCATCGACGAACTCGCCGATACGATCGGCCTGAAAGATCGGGTCGCCGCGATCACCGAGCGGGCCATGCGCGGCGAGATCGCTTTCGAGCCGGCCCTGCGCGAGCGCGTCTCGCTGCTGCGCGATCTGCCGGTCGGTATCGTCGACGACCTGATCCGGGATCGGATCACCCTCACCCCGGGCGGGCGCACCCTGGTGCGCACGCTGAGGTCCAACGGCGCCCATACCTGTCTGGTCTCGGGCGGCTTCACGTTGTTCACCGGCCCGATCTCGGCGAAGATCGGCTTCGACGAGGCCCATGCCACGACGCTCGGCGTAAAGGACGGACGTCTCACCGGGGACGTGATCGAGCCCATCGTCGGCAAGGAGACGAAGCGGGCGACGCTGGTCGCCCTGCGCTCGCGCTTCGGCCTCGACCGCGGCGACACGATGGCGGTGGGAGATGGGGCGAACGATCTCGACATGCTCGCCGAGGCCGGCCTCGGCGTTGCGTTTCGGGCCAAGCCCAAGGTCGCGGCGGCGGCGCATGTCCGCATCGACCACGGTGACCTCACCGCGCTTCTCTATCTGCAGGGCTACGGGGCCAGCGAGTTCGTCGGCTGA
- the miaA gene encoding tRNA (adenosine(37)-N6)-dimethylallyltransferase MiaA translates to MPPVTDGTYGQAPPAAILIAGPTASGKSGLATALARLIDGVVVNTDSMQVYADLRRLSARPSLAEEALAPHRLYGHVDGAVNYSAGHFARDAATLLADLHGRVPIFVGGTGLYFRALEEGLSELPPVPDEIRAASRARAEQRTTDLLHADLAEIDPAGAAMLRPTDRARIMRALEVFSATGRPISAFHGERIAGPLAGKRLIKLFLAPERESLRARIDRRFTAMIEEGALDEVAALRERRLDPLLPIMRAHGVPALIAHLDGTIPLAEAIQRGQGDTRRYAKRQFTWFRHQMGEDWVWTDPDAAFALATRLIFPDGR, encoded by the coding sequence TTGCCGCCGGTCACGGACGGAACATACGGACAGGCGCCCCCGGCGGCGATCCTCATCGCAGGGCCGACCGCCTCGGGCAAGTCCGGCCTCGCGACGGCGCTCGCGCGCCTGATCGACGGCGTGGTGGTCAACACCGATTCGATGCAGGTCTATGCCGATCTGCGACGGCTCTCGGCCCGGCCGAGCCTCGCGGAAGAAGCCCTGGCGCCCCACCGCCTCTACGGCCACGTAGACGGCGCGGTGAACTATTCCGCCGGGCATTTCGCCCGCGATGCCGCGACCCTGCTCGCCGACCTGCACGGACGGGTGCCGATCTTCGTCGGCGGCACAGGGCTGTATTTCCGCGCTCTGGAGGAGGGGTTGTCCGAGCTGCCGCCGGTCCCCGACGAGATTCGAGCCGCATCGCGCGCACGGGCCGAGCAGCGCACGACCGACCTGCTCCATGCCGACCTCGCCGAGATCGATCCCGCCGGCGCCGCGATGCTGCGCCCGACCGACCGCGCCCGGATCATGAGGGCGCTCGAGGTCTTTTCCGCAACGGGGCGGCCGATCTCGGCATTCCATGGCGAACGCATCGCCGGGCCGCTCGCGGGCAAGCGCCTGATCAAGCTGTTCCTCGCCCCCGAGCGCGAATCCCTGCGCGCCCGGATCGACCGGCGGTTCACGGCAATGATCGAGGAGGGCGCCCTCGACGAGGTCGCGGCGCTGCGGGAGCGCCGCCTCGATCCGCTGCTGCCGATCATGCGGGCGCATGGCGTGCCGGCGCTCATCGCCCATCTCGACGGGACGATCCCCCTCGCCGAGGCGATCCAGCGCGGCCAGGGCGATACGCGGCGCTACGCCAAGCGCCAGTTCACCTGGTTCCGCCACCAGATGGGCGAGGACTGGGTATGGACGGATCCCGACGCAGCCTTCGCCCTGGCGACGCGTCTCATTTTTCCAGACGGGCGATGA